The following proteins come from a genomic window of Sardina pilchardus chromosome 1, fSarPil1.1, whole genome shotgun sequence:
- the LOC134082769 gene encoding NACHT, LRR and PYD domains-containing protein 12-like isoform X3: MEGTSSNRRPPSPTPTCVSMKSDESMDPPIKFKGGDSSTGQSETQRAPSPVPSCVSMRSDGSMMEPPRLSSGPTQSNPQYQFDLVNMQQIHKSHLQKKFQSLIEGIPQQGDTRLLHEIYTDLYITEGGRGKVNDEHEVRQIERASWREAAQGRPIKCSDIFKLLPEEERHRKERFLEEERHRKDEAEKNGRIFNPKQYKPIRTVLTKGVAGIGKTVSVQKFILDWVEGQAKEDVHFIFPLPFRELNLMKEKKLSLMDLIQHFFPEIKDPRVFTSSAHRVMFIFDGLDECRLPLDFRSIPTCCDVTKPASVDVLLTNLIKGGLLPSALLWITTRPAAANQMPHESVYQVTEIRGFNDPQKEEYFRKRISDENLASRTITHLKSSRSLYIMCHIPVFCWISATVVERTSKESESVEMPRTLTQMYTHFLIIQTSIKNVKHTERKETDEEVIFKLGKLAFQQLEKGNLIFYEEDLSECGIDVTEASVYSGVCTQIFREEAGLYQGKVFSFVHLSIQEFLAALYVFLCFSNRERNMPDQQQTSQLSALLGAATLHDLHKTAVDLALQSKNGHLDLFLRFLLGLSLTSNQNLLKHLHPQSSSQSDKSEQTVQYVKQKIRDQSSSNRRINLFYCLNELNHHAVVEVTDRSSGTLYVDMLLPGEWKTKRFVFKMSEEQLAEFDLQKYIKTPEKDQTELLSPDEVLQRLVPVVTSALLSYCDLTKRSCSYLASALTTHSSSLRLLNLSRNKLLDSGVELLCSALCHQNGKVLELKLEECILTEKSCSYLASALTAHSSSLRLLNLSENKLLDSGVELLCSALCHQNCKLKELNLYKCNLTEKSCSYLASALTTHSSSLRQLNLGYNKLLDSGVELLCSALCHQNCKLEELRLWECDLTEKSCSYLASALTAHSSSLRLLDLGYNELLDSGVELLCSALCHQNCKLERLQLNSCNLTEKSCSYLASALTTHSSSLRLLDLWDNELLDSGVELLCSALCHPNCKLEELKLKRCNLTEKSCSYLASALTAHSSSLRLLDLSENKLLDSGVELLCSALCHQSCKLEELILFDCWLTDKGCSYLASAVSTHSSSLRVLHLSPNKRISASAVEQLSALVEDPHCKLEKIEWGQDRGYEWEDLDYSEEDDDDDDDEKRHETCVMNWRSISDIKLKIEN, from the exons ATGGAGGGCACCAGCTCTAACAGGAGACCTCCCTCCCCTACACCcacctgtgtgtccatgaagagtgatgagTCCATGGATCCACCCATCAAGTTTAAAGGAGGAGACTCTTCAACTGGACA atcagagacacagagagccccatctccagtgcccagctgtgtgtctatgagaagTGATGGATCCATGATGGAACCTCCTAGACTCAGCAGTGGACCAACGCAGTCTAATCCACA ATACCAATTTGATCTAGTTAATATGCAGCAGATCCACAAATCTCACCTCCAGAAGAAGTTTCAGTCTCTGATTGAGGGAATCCCACAGCAGGGAGACACCAGACTCCTCCATGAGATCTACACAgacctctacatcacagaggggggaagaggaaaggtcaatgatgaacatgaggtcagacagatagagagggcatcctggagagaagcagcacaaggcagaccaatcaaatgcagtgaCATCTTTAAACTCTTACCGGAAGAGGAAAGACACAGAAAAGAACGCTTCTTGGAAGAGGAAAGACACAGAAAAGATGAGGCAGAAAAGAATGGCAGAATCTTTAACCCCAAACAATACAAACCCATCAGAACAGTGCTGACAAAGGGAgtggctggcattggaaaaaccgtctctgtgcagaagttcattctAGACTGGGTTGAAGGACAAGCCAAAGAGGATGTCCACttcatatttcctcttcctttccgggagctgaacctgatgaaggagaagaaactCAGTCTGATGGATCTTATTCAGCACTTCTTCCCTGAAATCAAAGATCCAAGAGTCTTCACCAGTTCAGCACACAGAgtcatgttcatctttgatggtctggatgagtgtcGACTTCCTCTAGATTTCCGCTCCATCCCGACCTGTTGTGATGTGACAAAGCCAGCCTCAGTGGACGTGCTGCTGACAAACCTCATCAAGGGGGGTCTGCTTCCTTCGGCTCTCCTCTGGATCAccacccgaccagcagcagccaatcagatgccTCATGAGAGTGTGTACCAGGTGACAGAAATAAGGGGATTTAACGACCCACAGAAagaggagtacttcaggaagagaatcagtgATGAGAACCTGGCCAGCAGAAccatcacacacctgaagtcatctaggagcctctacatcatgtgccacattccagtcttctgctgGATTTCAGCCACTGTTGTAGAGAGGACATCAAAAGAATCAGAGAGTGTTGAAATGCCAAGGACTCtgactcaaatgtacacacacttcctgatcaTCCAGACAAGCATTAAAAATgtcaagcacacagagagaaaagagacagatgaagaggtgATTTTCAAACTCGGGAAACTGGCTTTCCAACAGCTGGAGAAAGGCAATCTGATATTCTATGAGGAAGACTTGAGtgagtgtggcattgatgtcacagaagcatcagtgtactcaggagtgtgtactcagatcttcagagaggaggctgggctgtaccaggggaaggtgttcagctttgtgcatctgagcatccaggagtttcttgcagctctgtatgtgttcctctgcttcagcaacagagagagaaacatgcctGACCAACAGCAAACCTCTCAACTCTCTGCTTTGTTAGGCGCTGCAACACTTCATGACCTACACAAGACTGCAGTGGACCTGGCCTTACAGAGTAAGAATGGACATctggaccttttcctccgcttccttCTGGGCCTCTCGCTGACGTCCAATCAGAATCTCTTAAAGCATCTTCACCCACAGAGCAGTAGCCAATCAGATAAGTCAGAGCAGACAGTCCAGTATGTCAAACAGAAGATCAGAGATCAGAGTAGCTCAAACAGAAGGATCAACCTGTTCTActgtctgaatgagctgaatCACCATGCTGTAGTGGAGGTTACTGACAGGAGCTCAGGAACTCTGTATGTAGACATGCTGTTACCCGGAGAGTGGAAGACTAAGAGATTTGTGTTTAAGATGTCAGAGGAGCAGCTGGCTGAGTTTGACCTGCAGAAGTACATAAAGACTCCAGAGAAAGATCAGACTGAACTCCTCAGTCCAGATGAAGTTCTTCAGAGGCTGGTGCCAGTTGTTACATCAGCTTT GTTGAGTTACTGTGATCTGACAAAGaggagctgttcctatctggcctctgccctgaccacacactcctcaagtctCAGACTGCTGAACCTGAGTAGGaataagctgctggactcaggagtggaacttttatgttctgcactTTGTCATCAAAACGGCAAAGTTTTGGAACTGAA GCTGGAGGAGTGTATTCTGACGGagaagagctgttcctatctggcctctgccctgACCGCACACTCCTCAAGTCTCAGACTGCTGAACCTGAGTGAGaataagctgctggactcaggagtggaacttttatgttctgctctttgtcatcagAACTGCAAACTGAAGGAACTAAA CCTATATAAATGTAATCTGACTGAGAAGAGCtgctcctatctggcctctgctctgaccacacactcctcaagtctCAGACAGCTGAACCTGGGTTAcaataagctgctggactcaggagtggaacttttatgttctgcactttgtcatcaaaactgcaaactggaggaactaag GCTATGGGAGTGTGATCTGACTGagaagagctgttcctatctggcctctgccctgACCGCACACTCCTCAAGTCTCAGACTGCTGGACCTGGGTTACAAtgagctgctggactcaggagtggaacttttatgttctgcactttgtcatcaaaactgcaaactggagagaCTACA GCTGAATAGCTGTAATCTGACTGagaagagctgttcctatctggcctctgccctgaccacacactcctcaagtctCAGACTGCTGGACCTGTGGGACAAtgagctgctggactcaggagtggaacttttatgttctgcactTTGTCatccaaactgcaaactggaggaactaaa GCTGAAAAGGTGTAATCTGACTGAGAaaagctgttcctatctggcctctgccctgaccgcacactcctcaagtctcagactgctggacctgagtgagaataagctgctggactcaggagtggaacttttatgttctgcactTTGTCATCAAAgctgcaaactggaggaactaat aCTATTCGACTGTTGGTTGACTGATAAgggctgttcctatctggcctctgctgtgtccacacactcctcaagtctCAGAGTGCTGCACCTGAGTCCCAATAAGCGGATTAGTGCATCAGCTGTAGAGCAGCTCTCTGCTCTAGTGGAGGACCcacactgtaaactggagaaaatAGA gtggGGGCAAGATAGAGGTTATGAATGGGAGGATTTGGATTATTCAGAGgaggacgatgatgatgatgatgatgaaaagcgccatgagacatgtgtaatgaattggcgctctataagcgacattaaattgaaaattgaaaattga